The Microbulbifer sp. YPW1 genome contains a region encoding:
- a CDS encoding DUF962 domain-containing protein, whose translation MNNPETESSIQSGDTPKFDSFKAFYPFYLKEHSNLTCRRLHFIGTALVITLLIAALVTQRWGLLAVMPIAGYGFAWVGHFFFEHNRPATFKNPFYSLWGDFVMFKDILLGRIER comes from the coding sequence ATGAACAATCCCGAAACCGAATCCAGCATCCAATCCGGGGATACCCCAAAGTTCGATTCCTTCAAGGCGTTTTATCCGTTTTATCTGAAAGAACACAGCAACCTGACCTGTAGACGCCTGCACTTCATCGGCACTGCCCTGGTGATCACCCTGCTTATTGCGGCACTGGTCACACAGCGCTGGGGCCTGCTGGCCGTAATGCCCATTGCGGGCTATGGATTTGCCTGGGTGGGTCATTTTTTCTTTGAGCACAATCGCCCGGCCACCTTCAAAAACCCCTTTTATTCCCTGTGGGGCGATTTCGTCATGTTCAAGGACATACTGCTGGGCC